The following proteins are encoded in a genomic region of Burkholderia stabilis:
- a CDS encoding efflux RND transporter permease subunit yields the protein MLNRLVSRLERLFFGHRAIVLAAIGLFTVVMAVFAMQLRMDAGFEKQMPIGHEYIRTFQQYRNDLLGANRITVVVRAKHGSIWTPDGLTRLYKVTQAVTYLPNVDRIGVRSLWTSNAFVNEITDEGFRAEPIISGTITPDQLTPQIVEKIRRATTLGGYVGTLVSHGEDSAMITAELNEHDSAGKVLDYVAFNHLLEQKIRQPFEDAGYEVQIIGFAKQIGDIADGAKGVLGFCAIALLLTALAVYWYCHSLRFTVLLIACSLTSLVWQFGTLKLLGFGLDPLAVLVPFLVFAIGVSHGVQQVNFIVREISHGHSSYEAARRSFSGLLIPGVLALITAFVSFITLLLIPIPMVRELAITASLGVAYKIVTNLILLPVAASCFNFTKRYADSALKRGERRSAWLRPLARVAQPKYAGATVALTLVVFAMAAWQSRDRVIGTLQPGAPELREDARFNRDATAIAGNYDMGLDWLTVAIESAGKGCDNPAVGLYEDDFAAAMRTEPGVVSVQSYSGMLRAYNQGYNEDYPKMNVVPIDPENYGAVSVDVGRVKGFMKADCTMSAVHLFLTDHKATTINRILDDVKQYRASHPFPGIAVRLAAGNAGVLAATNEEVAGSELPMMLYVYGAILILVFLAYRDWRAMIACCAPLSVATFIGYWFMKELQIGLTVATLPVMVLAVGIGVDYAFYIYNRLQVHLASGQTIVKAVQHAMLEVGVATIFTAITLAIGVATWSFSALKFQADMGKLLAFMFIVNLVMAMTALPALASLLERWFPRRKPARAPGLFSH from the coding sequence GTGCTTAATCGTCTGGTCAGCCGCCTTGAAAGGCTTTTTTTCGGTCATCGCGCGATCGTGCTCGCGGCGATCGGCCTGTTCACCGTCGTGATGGCCGTGTTCGCGATGCAACTGCGTATGGATGCCGGCTTCGAAAAGCAGATGCCGATCGGCCATGAGTACATCCGCACGTTCCAGCAATACCGGAACGACCTGCTCGGCGCGAACCGGATCACCGTCGTCGTGCGCGCGAAGCACGGCTCGATCTGGACGCCGGACGGCCTGACACGGCTGTACAAGGTGACGCAGGCGGTGACTTACCTGCCGAACGTCGACCGGATCGGCGTGCGCTCGCTGTGGACGTCGAATGCGTTCGTCAACGAGATCACCGACGAGGGTTTCCGCGCGGAACCGATCATTTCCGGCACGATCACGCCGGATCAGCTGACGCCGCAGATCGTCGAGAAGATCCGTCGTGCGACGACACTGGGCGGCTATGTCGGCACGCTCGTGTCGCACGGCGAGGACAGCGCGATGATCACGGCAGAACTGAACGAGCACGACAGCGCGGGCAAGGTGCTCGATTACGTCGCGTTCAATCATTTGCTGGAACAGAAGATCCGCCAGCCGTTCGAGGATGCGGGCTACGAAGTCCAGATCATCGGCTTCGCGAAGCAGATCGGCGACATCGCGGACGGCGCGAAGGGCGTACTCGGCTTCTGCGCGATCGCGCTGCTGCTGACCGCTCTTGCGGTGTACTGGTATTGCCATTCGCTGCGCTTCACGGTGCTGCTGATCGCGTGCTCGCTGACGTCGTTGGTCTGGCAGTTCGGCACGCTGAAGCTGCTGGGTTTCGGCCTCGACCCGCTCGCGGTGCTGGTGCCGTTCCTGGTGTTCGCGATCGGTGTTTCGCACGGTGTGCAGCAGGTGAACTTCATCGTGCGCGAGATTTCGCACGGGCACAGTTCGTACGAGGCGGCGCGCCGCAGCTTCAGCGGGTTGCTGATTCCGGGCGTGCTGGCGCTGATCACCGCGTTCGTGTCGTTCATCACGCTGCTGCTGATCCCGATCCCGATGGTGCGTGAACTGGCGATCACCGCGTCGCTCGGCGTGGCATACAAGATCGTGACGAACCTGATCCTGCTGCCGGTGGCCGCGTCCTGCTTCAACTTCACGAAGCGCTACGCGGACAGCGCGCTCAAGCGCGGAGAGCGGCGCTCGGCATGGCTGCGCCCGCTGGCGCGCGTCGCGCAGCCGAAGTATGCGGGGGCGACAGTCGCACTGACGCTGGTCGTGTTCGCGATGGCCGCGTGGCAAAGCCGCGATCGCGTGATCGGCACGCTGCAGCCGGGCGCGCCGGAACTGCGCGAGGACGCACGGTTCAATCGCGACGCAACGGCGATCGCCGGCAACTACGACATGGGCCTCGACTGGCTGACGGTTGCGATCGAGTCGGCCGGCAAGGGCTGCGACAACCCGGCGGTCGGGCTGTACGAAGACGATTTCGCGGCGGCCATGCGCACCGAGCCGGGCGTGGTGTCCGTGCAGTCGTACTCGGGCATGCTGCGCGCGTACAACCAGGGCTACAACGAAGACTATCCGAAGATGAACGTGGTGCCGATCGACCCGGAGAACTACGGGGCGGTATCGGTCGACGTCGGGCGCGTGAAGGGCTTCATGAAGGCCGACTGCACGATGTCGGCCGTGCACCTGTTCCTGACCGACCACAAGGCGACGACGATCAACCGCATCCTCGACGACGTGAAGCAGTATCGCGCGTCGCATCCGTTCCCCGGCATCGCCGTGCGGCTCGCGGCCGGCAACGCGGGGGTGCTGGCGGCGACCAACGAGGAAGTCGCGGGCAGCGAGCTGCCGATGATGCTGTACGTGTACGGCGCGATCCTGATCCTCGTGTTCCTCGCGTATCGCGACTGGCGCGCGATGATCGCCTGCTGTGCGCCGCTGTCGGTCGCGACCTTCATCGGCTACTGGTTCATGAAGGAACTGCAGATCGGGCTGACGGTTGCAACGTTGCCGGTGATGGTGCTGGCCGTGGGGATCGGCGTCGATTACGCGTTCTACATCTACAACCGGCTGCAGGTGCATCTCGCGAGCGGGCAGACGATCGTGAAGGCGGTGCAGCACGCGATGCTCGAAGTCGGCGTCGCGACGATCTTCACGGCGATCACGCTCGCGATCGGCGTGGCGACGTGGAGCTTCTCCGCGCTCAAGTTCCAGGCCGACATGGGCAAGCTGCTCGCATTCATGTTCATCGTGAACCTCGTGATGGCGATGACCGCTTTGCCCGCGCTCGCGTCGCTGCTCGAACGCTGGTTCCCCCGCCGCAAGCCGGCCCGCGCGCCGGGTTTGTTCAGCCACTGA
- a CDS encoding WD40/YVTN/BNR-like repeat-containing protein, with amino-acid sequence MIKMLVGCTALCAAATVFAQPQDGTVAAWAAKPAHTWAAPTHMMLMDATRAGSRVVAVGEHGIVLLSDDDGKTWRQARRVPVSATLSAVSFADAKHGWAVGQWGVILATDDGGDTWVTQRLDTSVDQPLFSVLFTNAQDGIAVGLWSLMLQTHDGGKTWARTTLPKPPGGGKADRNLYHVFADAAHALYVASEQGMVLKSADGGTNWTYLPTGGKGTLWSGVAMPDGRIVVGGLLGSLYQSSDGGASWTAVDSRTRSSIADLMAAGDGLVGVGLDGLVLKQRAGAATVEVAQRPDRATLTAALPGKGGTPMLFSQDGVLTSP; translated from the coding sequence ATGATCAAGATGCTGGTTGGCTGTACCGCGCTCTGCGCCGCCGCGACGGTCTTCGCGCAACCGCAGGACGGAACAGTAGCGGCCTGGGCCGCGAAGCCCGCGCACACGTGGGCCGCCCCGACACACATGATGCTGATGGACGCGACGCGTGCCGGGTCGCGGGTCGTCGCGGTCGGCGAGCACGGCATCGTGCTGCTGTCCGATGACGACGGCAAGACCTGGCGTCAGGCACGACGCGTGCCGGTGTCGGCGACGTTGTCGGCCGTGTCGTTCGCGGATGCGAAGCACGGCTGGGCCGTCGGCCAGTGGGGCGTGATTCTCGCGACCGACGACGGCGGCGACACGTGGGTCACGCAGCGGCTCGATACGTCGGTCGACCAGCCGCTGTTCTCGGTGCTGTTCACGAATGCGCAGGACGGCATTGCGGTCGGCCTGTGGTCGCTGATGCTGCAGACCCATGACGGCGGCAAGACGTGGGCGCGTACGACGCTGCCGAAACCGCCCGGCGGCGGCAAGGCCGACCGCAATCTCTATCACGTGTTTGCCGACGCCGCACACGCGCTTTACGTCGCGTCGGAACAGGGGATGGTGCTCAAGTCGGCCGATGGGGGCACGAACTGGACCTATCTGCCGACCGGCGGCAAGGGCACGTTGTGGTCGGGCGTCGCGATGCCCGATGGCCGGATCGTGGTCGGTGGGTTGCTCGGCAGCCTGTACCAGAGCAGCGACGGTGGCGCGAGCTGGACGGCCGTCGACAGTCGCACGCGGAGTTCGATCGCCGATCTGATGGCGGCAGGCGACGGCCTGGTCGGCGTCGGGCTCGATGGCCTGGTGTTGAAGCAGCGGGCCGGGGCCGCAACGGTCGAGGTCGCGCAGCGACCGGATCGTGCGACGCTGACTGCCGCGCTGCCCGGCAAGGGCGGCACGCCAATGCTGTTCTCGCAGGACGGCGTGTTGACGTCGCCTTGA
- a CDS encoding NAD(P)/FAD-dependent oxidoreductase → MRFDASHADRALQMYRPIGGWIERPDNIQPQLEGDVRADVVVVGAGFAGLSTALELTARGASVVVIEREFAGFGASGRNAGYLAGGQGLEYELFVKRVGHEQAKRIVGFYDEGVVYVERKLVEYGIDCDYRASGIVRAGVHPSQEKRLRENMETGIALGSPAQYLDGAAMRARGIPPAFLFGCYIPGGGTLDPGKYVTGLRRAALAAGVRLYENTALLDFDAGETVRVRTARGSASAPVMVLATNAYTPQLGLLGNKVMPLRVSALETEPLSDAQLAALGWPNREGIVTPHLTMESHRLTARNTLLVTTKRLDYVYGSRTPNVADEAAYRALLATLHARFPQLGNQPVRACWSGYISIASDALPVVGATGTHGNVFYTAGCSGHGVGTQSLIGQVLADRISGAESPLLTTLTHRTPTLPPEPLRWCSIKAVLGVANLLDERVNRHADRG, encoded by the coding sequence ATGCGGTTCGATGCATCGCACGCAGATCGTGCGTTGCAAATGTACCGGCCCATCGGCGGGTGGATCGAGCGGCCGGACAACATCCAGCCTCAGCTGGAAGGCGATGTTCGTGCGGACGTGGTCGTCGTGGGCGCCGGCTTCGCTGGCCTGTCCACTGCGCTGGAACTGACCGCGCGCGGCGCCAGCGTCGTCGTGATCGAGCGTGAGTTCGCGGGCTTCGGCGCGAGCGGGCGCAATGCCGGCTATCTCGCGGGCGGGCAGGGGCTTGAATACGAGCTGTTCGTGAAACGCGTGGGGCACGAGCAGGCGAAACGAATCGTCGGATTCTATGACGAGGGCGTGGTCTACGTCGAACGCAAGCTCGTCGAATACGGGATCGACTGTGACTACCGCGCGTCGGGCATTGTCCGCGCCGGCGTGCATCCGTCGCAGGAGAAGCGCTTGCGCGAGAACATGGAGACCGGCATCGCGCTTGGTTCGCCCGCTCAGTATCTCGATGGTGCGGCGATGCGCGCACGCGGGATTCCACCTGCGTTCCTGTTCGGCTGCTACATCCCCGGCGGCGGCACGCTCGACCCCGGCAAGTACGTGACGGGCTTGCGGCGCGCGGCGCTCGCGGCGGGTGTGAGGCTTTACGAGAACACCGCGCTGCTCGACTTCGACGCGGGCGAGACCGTGCGAGTCCGGACGGCGCGCGGCAGCGCAAGCGCACCTGTCATGGTGCTCGCCACCAATGCGTATACGCCGCAACTCGGCTTGCTTGGCAACAAGGTGATGCCGCTGCGCGTGTCCGCTCTCGAAACCGAGCCGTTGTCCGATGCGCAACTGGCGGCACTGGGCTGGCCAAATCGCGAAGGAATCGTGACACCGCACTTGACGATGGAGAGCCACCGGCTCACTGCGCGGAATACGCTGTTGGTGACAACCAAGCGGCTGGATTACGTTTATGGATCGCGTACGCCGAACGTAGCGGACGAAGCGGCCTATCGCGCACTGCTCGCGACGTTGCACGCGCGTTTTCCGCAACTGGGCAACCAGCCGGTGCGTGCGTGCTGGAGCGGCTATATCTCGATTGCCAGCGATGCACTGCCGGTGGTCGGCGCGACCGGCACGCACGGCAACGTGTTCTACACGGCTGGATGCTCGGGGCACGGCGTCGGCACGCAGTCGCTGATCGGGCAGGTGCTGGCCGACCGGATCAGCGGCGCGGAGTCGCCACTGCTCACGACGCTCACGCACCGCACGCCCACGCTACCGCCGGAGCCGCTGCGCTGGTGCTCGATCAAGGCAGTGCTGGGCGTCGCGAACTTGCTCGACGAGCGCGTGAATCGCCACGCGGATCGCGGATAG
- a CDS encoding TetR/AcrR family transcriptional regulator, with amino-acid sequence MTEPKAHHGGRRRRPTRAASSGSDLDGLRAQGLRTRNTIVRVARELLLKGGPLTFSQRAVAAGAGISVSNLQYYFPTRLAVLRAVIEPVIDAYLVELKRVLDSDASPDDVLERVLARSLSDAKDAQYGALFRHFLSFAAIDPECLKLFDGWYDTLTREIAALLRTVNPAFDAADGLHVATLLIATADGLTMQSGSARFTQRLDAMFMETAHCLIYGKRP; translated from the coding sequence ATGACCGAACCCAAAGCACACCACGGTGGCAGAAGGCGGCGCCCGACGCGTGCCGCTTCGTCAGGCAGCGATCTCGACGGCTTGCGGGCCCAGGGCCTGCGTACGCGTAACACGATCGTTCGCGTCGCACGGGAACTCCTGCTGAAAGGTGGCCCGCTGACCTTCTCGCAACGCGCAGTCGCCGCCGGTGCCGGAATCAGCGTGAGCAATTTGCAGTACTACTTCCCGACCCGTCTGGCCGTGCTGCGGGCCGTGATCGAACCGGTCATCGATGCGTACCTGGTCGAGCTGAAACGCGTGCTCGATAGCGATGCATCGCCGGACGACGTACTCGAACGCGTGCTGGCACGCTCGCTGAGCGATGCGAAGGATGCGCAATACGGCGCGCTGTTCAGGCATTTCCTGTCGTTCGCCGCCATCGATCCAGAGTGCCTCAAGCTGTTCGACGGATGGTACGACACACTGACGCGCGAGATCGCGGCGCTGTTGCGCACCGTCAATCCGGCGTTCGACGCGGCCGACGGCCTGCACGTTGCCACGCTGTTGATTGCGACCGCCGACGGCCTGACGATGCAATCCGGGTCAGCGCGATTTACGCAGCGGCTGGATGCGATGTTCATGGAGACGGCCCATTGCCTCATCTACGGAAAGCGACCTTGA
- a CDS encoding PucR family transcriptional regulator: MHLFVCVLPAMSQNLPPVTPPPWPMPSPRIRELMRQGAEIALNVQTEWLQELDKENVAASTTMSDPVLAAAVRRINRNGLIHWATSNLENPCAPVSRFLSADMLSSAQELVRRGLTDLVFVAARSSQSVVWQRWMELAFALTQDPEELREFLAVSSRSIATFIDTNMVGMAEFMRAEREARLRGTHADRRELVTQIVEGATISAQEASRRLGYTLEQRHHAAIVWSEEADIELGLLERAADALAQCAGTRNALVVVANTATLWVWTYHDGKPLDMLSLQRAIKLLPGVHMAVATAGSGMEGFRHGHLDALATQRLLGRLHAGVGVVHADSMSLIALMTNHMESVQQFVTNTLGNLATADKSLRAALRAFLAEGCSVTDAAEKTHVHRNTLLRRLERAESLLPRPLAQQRLHVAAALEVLYWIASDPD; encoded by the coding sequence TTGCACCTCTTCGTTTGCGTCTTGCCTGCCATGTCCCAGAACCTCCCCCCCGTTACCCCGCCGCCATGGCCGATGCCGTCGCCCCGCATCCGGGAATTGATGCGCCAGGGTGCCGAGATCGCGCTGAATGTGCAGACGGAATGGCTGCAGGAACTGGACAAGGAGAACGTGGCGGCCAGCACGACGATGAGCGACCCCGTGCTCGCGGCGGCCGTACGCCGGATCAACCGCAACGGGCTGATTCACTGGGCAACCTCCAACCTCGAGAACCCTTGCGCGCCGGTCTCCCGCTTTCTGTCCGCCGACATGCTGAGCAGTGCGCAGGAACTGGTGCGGCGCGGCCTGACCGACCTCGTGTTCGTCGCGGCCCGTTCGTCGCAGAGCGTCGTGTGGCAACGCTGGATGGAGCTCGCGTTTGCGTTGACCCAGGACCCGGAAGAACTGCGCGAATTCCTCGCCGTGTCGTCACGTTCGATCGCGACTTTCATCGACACCAACATGGTGGGCATGGCGGAGTTCATGCGCGCCGAACGCGAAGCCCGACTGCGCGGCACTCACGCCGACCGGCGCGAACTCGTCACGCAGATCGTCGAAGGCGCAACCATCAGCGCGCAAGAGGCCAGCCGGCGCCTGGGCTATACGCTGGAGCAGCGCCATCACGCCGCGATCGTCTGGAGCGAGGAAGCGGATATCGAGCTGGGGTTGCTGGAACGGGCAGCCGATGCGCTGGCCCAGTGCGCGGGCACGCGCAATGCGCTGGTCGTCGTCGCGAACACGGCGACGTTGTGGGTCTGGACGTATCACGACGGCAAACCGCTCGACATGCTTTCGCTGCAGCGTGCGATCAAGCTGCTGCCCGGCGTGCACATGGCCGTCGCAACCGCCGGGAGCGGCATGGAAGGATTCCGGCACGGCCACCTGGATGCCCTGGCGACACAGCGGTTGCTCGGCAGGCTCCATGCCGGCGTCGGCGTGGTACACGCCGACAGCATGAGCCTGATCGCACTGATGACGAACCATATGGAATCCGTACAACAGTTCGTCACCAATACGCTGGGCAACCTGGCCACCGCCGACAAATCGCTGCGCGCTGCGCTGCGCGCGTTTCTCGCGGAAGGCTGCAGCGTGACCGACGCAGCCGAGAAAACCCATGTTCACCGCAACACGCTGCTGCGCCGGCTCGAGCGCGCCGAGTCGCTGCTGCCCCGCCCGCTCGCACAGCAGCGTCTGCACGTCGCGGCTGCGCTGGAGGTGCTGTACTGGATCGCCAGCGATCCGGATTGA
- a CDS encoding flavin-containing monooxygenase: MTVHPLPSTEHVDVLIVGAGLSGIGVARQLETDRPGTTYLILEARAATGGTWDLFRYPGIRSDSDMHTYGYGFKPWADKKAIAGADAILSYLRETAAEYGIDRHIRMNHKVIQASWSSAQALWSVEVERLDTGERKTILAKWFFSAAGFYRHDEGYTPKLDGIENFGGPVVHPQHWPEDLDYSGKRVVVIGSGATAVTLLPAMAGKAGHVTMLQRTPTYVVSLPSEDIIANTLRKIMPHKWAYAIVRRKNVAISRFIWRFCRSRPQAARRLIRYMNKRQLPKDYPVDVHFNPPYNPWDQRLCAVPDGDLFKSIRDGRASVVTDRIKTFTETGIVLESGQTLPADIIVTATGLSVRFFGGIKLTVDGEPVDLHSKVAFKGMMLSGVPNFGFSIGYTNSSWTMKVGLLAEHFCRLLTHMERGGYAVCMPELPDSDMPTRPLLDFGAGYVQRAIGGLPRQGPGTPWIMSMDYHVDVKILRHGPIEDPCLRFRYAQAAGGTDRVVARRAVGA, from the coding sequence GTGACCGTACACCCTCTTCCGTCCACCGAGCATGTGGATGTGCTCATCGTAGGCGCCGGCCTTTCCGGTATCGGCGTTGCGCGTCAACTCGAGACGGACCGCCCCGGCACGACGTACCTCATTCTGGAAGCGCGTGCCGCGACCGGCGGCACATGGGACCTGTTCCGTTATCCGGGCATCCGCTCCGACTCGGACATGCATACCTATGGCTACGGTTTCAAGCCGTGGGCCGACAAGAAGGCGATCGCCGGAGCGGATGCGATCCTTTCGTACCTGAGAGAGACGGCAGCCGAATACGGGATCGATCGTCACATCCGCATGAATCACAAGGTGATCCAGGCAAGCTGGTCGAGTGCGCAGGCTCTGTGGAGCGTCGAAGTCGAGCGCCTCGATACCGGCGAACGCAAGACGATCCTGGCCAAGTGGTTCTTCAGCGCCGCGGGCTTCTATCGCCACGACGAAGGCTACACGCCGAAACTCGACGGGATCGAGAACTTCGGCGGCCCGGTGGTTCACCCGCAGCACTGGCCGGAAGATCTCGACTACAGCGGCAAGCGCGTGGTGGTGATCGGCAGTGGCGCGACTGCCGTCACGCTGTTGCCGGCGATGGCCGGCAAGGCCGGGCACGTGACGATGCTGCAGCGCACGCCGACCTACGTGGTGAGCCTGCCGTCGGAAGACATCATTGCCAATACGCTGCGCAAGATCATGCCTCACAAGTGGGCCTACGCGATCGTGCGGCGGAAGAATGTCGCGATTTCCCGCTTCATCTGGCGCTTCTGCCGGTCGCGTCCGCAGGCTGCACGGCGCCTGATCCGCTACATGAACAAGCGCCAGTTGCCGAAGGATTATCCGGTCGACGTCCACTTCAACCCGCCGTACAACCCGTGGGACCAGCGCCTGTGCGCGGTGCCGGACGGTGATCTCTTCAAGTCGATCCGCGATGGCCGCGCGTCGGTCGTGACGGACCGCATCAAGACCTTCACGGAAACGGGCATCGTGCTTGAATCCGGGCAGACATTGCCCGCCGATATCATCGTCACGGCGACCGGGCTCAGCGTCAGGTTCTTCGGCGGGATCAAGCTGACGGTCGACGGCGAACCGGTCGATCTCCACAGCAAGGTGGCTTTCAAAGGCATGATGCTCAGCGGCGTGCCGAATTTCGGGTTCTCGATCGGCTATACGAATTCGTCGTGGACGATGAAGGTCGGGCTGCTGGCCGAACACTTCTGCCGTTTGCTGACGCATATGGAGCGCGGCGGCTACGCGGTCTGCATGCCTGAATTGCCGGACAGCGATATGCCGACGCGCCCGTTGCTCGATTTCGGTGCCGGGTACGTGCAGCGCGCGATCGGCGGCCTGCCGCGTCAGGGCCCCGGCACGCCGTGGATCATGTCGATGGACTATCACGTCGATGTCAAGATCCTGCGGCATGGCCCGATCGAAGATCCGTGCCTGCGCTTCCGGTATGCGCAGGCAGCGGGCGGAACGGATCGCGTCGTGGCCCGTCGGGCCGTCGGAGCCTGA
- a CDS encoding alpha/beta fold hydrolase, whose amino-acid sequence MTIHAMEEIQDAFCDLSSGVRLCYRTYGPDDGEPLLLIAGMTLQLTFWPPALIGALIQCGYRVIVFDNRDVGRSSRIPLPGPSVLQQFLRRPVKDGYDLNDMAQDTIGLLDSLQVARAHVVGMSMGGMIGQVLAAGYPQRVLSLTSIISTTGAREVGQPAMSSMLMLTAPPPRTREAAVEQYSRIMAHIGTQAYPADDVARRAYAAQAWDRGQQARDHESTTRQIGAIINSGDRTDELRRIQAPTLVVHGDRDLLVAPSGGVATAAAIAGADMVTVRGMGHDIPDGVVPLLTSLIDGHIRRRATRATAEPVRAGRHIA is encoded by the coding sequence ATGACGATCCACGCCATGGAAGAGATCCAGGACGCGTTCTGCGATCTGTCGAGCGGAGTGCGCCTCTGCTATCGCACCTACGGGCCCGACGACGGCGAGCCGTTGCTGCTGATCGCGGGCATGACGCTGCAGTTGACTTTCTGGCCGCCTGCGCTGATCGGCGCGCTGATTCAATGCGGCTATCGCGTGATCGTGTTCGACAATCGCGATGTCGGGCGCTCGTCCCGCATCCCGCTGCCGGGGCCGAGTGTGCTCCAGCAATTCCTGCGCCGGCCCGTCAAGGACGGCTACGACCTGAATGACATGGCGCAGGACACGATTGGCTTGCTCGACAGCCTGCAGGTGGCGCGCGCGCATGTCGTCGGCATGTCGATGGGCGGCATGATCGGCCAGGTGCTCGCCGCGGGCTATCCGCAACGCGTGCTGTCGCTCACCTCCATCATTTCCACGACCGGCGCGCGCGAGGTCGGACAGCCGGCCATGTCCAGCATGCTGATGCTGACCGCGCCGCCGCCGCGCACGCGCGAAGCGGCGGTGGAGCAGTACAGCCGCATCATGGCCCACATCGGCACGCAGGCGTATCCCGCGGATGACGTCGCACGACGCGCGTACGCGGCCCAGGCGTGGGATCGCGGCCAGCAGGCGCGCGACCATGAGAGCACGACCCGCCAGATCGGCGCGATCATCAATTCAGGAGACCGGACCGACGAACTCCGGCGAATCCAGGCGCCGACGCTGGTCGTGCACGGCGATCGCGACCTGCTGGTCGCGCCAAGCGGCGGCGTCGCGACCGCCGCAGCCATCGCGGGTGCCGACATGGTCACGGTGCGCGGCATGGGGCATGACATTCCCGATGGCGTCGTGCCGCTGCTGACGAGTCTGATCGATGGTCATATCCGGCGCCGTGCGACACGCGCTACCGCGGAACCCGTACGCGCCGGCAGGCACATTGCGTGA
- a CDS encoding coniferyl aldehyde dehydrogenase, with amino-acid sequence MHQGYPTDLAARFERQRRAFALEPNPALATRLARLERLAAWLDTHEHDIVCAIDADFQGRSAHETRLAEVFIVRAGIRHARRHLKHWMRARRVPTALHFRPGYNRLVPQPLGVTGIISPWNYPLQLSLGPALAALAAGNRVLIKPSELTPALSDLLVSMARETFAPDELDVVVGDVELGKAFAGLPFDHLFFTGSTQVGRVVAQAAAANLTPVTLELGGKSPAILDASCNVAIAAQRIAFGKLLNAGQTCVAPDYLLVPTGMADRVASQLSRAVARLYPTLAANPDYTAIISARHRARLADMVDEARRAGARILEVNPAGESFGTSSRKFAPTIVVGAPADTRLMNEEIFGPVLPIVEYANLDDALAYIQDRARPLALYWFGEDASRRDRVLRETVSGGVTINDCLWHLVQENQPFGGVGQSGMGAYHGQWGFDTFSKLKPVFHQTRLNGAVLFHPPYGRVFDLLLRTLSRLA; translated from the coding sequence ATGCATCAAGGCTACCCAACCGACCTTGCAGCGCGCTTCGAGCGCCAGCGCCGCGCTTTCGCACTGGAGCCGAACCCGGCGCTGGCCACCCGGCTGGCGCGCCTCGAACGGCTTGCTGCGTGGCTCGATACGCACGAGCACGACATCGTATGCGCCATCGACGCCGATTTTCAGGGCCGCTCGGCTCACGAGACGCGGCTGGCGGAGGTGTTCATCGTGCGCGCCGGTATCAGGCACGCGCGCCGGCACCTGAAGCACTGGATGCGGGCGCGCCGCGTGCCGACCGCGCTGCATTTCCGTCCCGGCTACAACCGGCTCGTGCCGCAACCGCTGGGCGTGACGGGCATCATCTCGCCGTGGAACTACCCGCTGCAGCTTTCGCTCGGGCCGGCACTCGCGGCGCTCGCCGCCGGCAATCGCGTATTGATCAAGCCGTCCGAGCTTACGCCGGCGCTCTCCGACCTGCTCGTGTCGATGGCGCGCGAGACCTTTGCGCCGGACGAGCTGGACGTCGTGGTGGGCGACGTCGAACTGGGCAAGGCGTTTGCCGGCCTGCCGTTCGATCACCTGTTCTTCACCGGTTCGACCCAGGTGGGGCGTGTCGTCGCACAGGCGGCCGCGGCCAACCTGACGCCCGTGACGCTCGAGCTCGGCGGCAAATCGCCGGCCATCCTCGATGCGTCGTGCAACGTCGCGATTGCCGCGCAGCGCATCGCGTTCGGCAAGCTGCTCAACGCGGGCCAGACCTGCGTCGCGCCCGATTACCTGCTCGTGCCCACCGGAATGGCCGACCGTGTCGCGTCGCAGCTGTCGCGGGCCGTCGCGCGCCTGTATCCGACGCTCGCCGCCAATCCCGACTACACGGCCATCATCAGCGCACGCCACCGCGCACGCCTCGCCGACATGGTCGACGAAGCACGTCGCGCGGGCGCGCGCATCCTCGAAGTCAACCCGGCCGGCGAATCGTTCGGCACGTCGTCGCGAAAATTCGCGCCCACGATCGTGGTCGGCGCGCCGGCTGATACGCGGCTGATGAACGAAGAGATCTTCGGCCCCGTTCTGCCGATCGTCGAATACGCGAATCTCGACGATGCGCTGGCCTACATTCAGGACCGCGCGCGTCCGCTGGCGCTGTACTGGTTCGGCGAAGACGCGTCGCGCCGCGATCGCGTGTTGCGCGAGACGGTGTCCGGCGGCGTCACGATCAACGACTGCCTGTGGCACCTGGTGCAAGAAAACCAGCCGTTCGGCGGCGTCGGGCAGAGCGGCATGGGCGCCTATCACGGGCAGTGGGGCTTCGACACCTTCAGCAAACTGAAGCCGGTGTTTCACCAGACCCGCTTGAACGGCGCCGTGCTGTTCCATCCGCCGTACGGTCGTGTCTTCGATTTGCTGCTGCGCACGCTGTCGCGTCTCGCGTGA